Sequence from the Paenibacillus riograndensis SBR5 genome:
GTGGACAGCCATACTTCCGAATTATGGCAGCAAATTTTATCGATTATTCAAACCAAATTAAGCAAGCCGAGCTTTGATACCTGGTTTAAAGCAACGAAGGCGCTTACCTTCAGCCCCCAGGCCCTGATTATCTCGGCGCCTACAACCTTTGCTGTAGAATGGCTGGAAAGTCGTTATACCAAATTGGTAGGAGCTACGGTTTATGAAGTGACCGGAGAGCAAGTTGAGGTCAAGTTTGTGATTGAGGAGAATAAGCCGGCCGAGCCGGTCGTGCAGCAAACGGCCCCTTCCCCAGCGGTATCGCGTGAAGAAGCGCAGACCCATTTGCTCAATCCCAAGTACACTTTCGATACGTTCGTCATCGGTTCCGGCAACCGTTTTGCGCATGCAGCCTCACTGGCTGTGGCAGAAGCGCCGGCAAAGGCTTATAACCCTCTGTTTTTATACGGTGGCGTAGGATTAGGCAAAACTCATTTGATGCACGCGATCGGACATTATGTGCTGGAGCACAACCCTAATAATAAGGTCATTTACATCTCGTCCGAGAAGTTTACGAATGAGTTCATCAACTCCATCCGTGACAACCGCGGTGAAAGCTTCCGCAACAAGTACCGCAATGTTGACATATTGCTCATTGACGACATTCAATTCCTCGCCGGCAAGGAGTCAACACAGGAGGAATTTTTCCATACGTTCAACGCTTTGCATGAAG
This genomic interval carries:
- the dnaA gene encoding chromosomal replication initiator protein DnaA, with translation MDSHTSELWQQILSIIQTKLSKPSFDTWFKATKALTFSPQALIISAPTTFAVEWLESRYTKLVGATVYEVTGEQVEVKFVIEENKPAEPVVQQTAPSPAVSREEAQTHLLNPKYTFDTFVIGSGNRFAHAASLAVAEAPAKAYNPLFLYGGVGLGKTHLMHAIGHYVLEHNPNNKVIYISSEKFTNEFINSIRDNRGESFRNKYRNVDILLIDDIQFLAGKESTQEEFFHTFNALHEERKQIIISSDRPPKEIPTLEERLRSRFEWGLITDIQPPDLETRIAILRKKAKAENLDIPNEAMMYIANQIDTNIRELEGALIRVVAYSSLTNQDVTTHLAAEALKDIIPSSRPKMITIGDIQQKVGEYYNLRMEDFKARKRTKAVAFPRQIAMYLSRELTDYSLPKIGEAFGGRDHTTVIHAHEKITQSLKVDQELYKVVNNLAEKIKNPS